In one Nicotiana tomentosiformis chromosome 6, ASM39032v3, whole genome shotgun sequence genomic region, the following are encoded:
- the LOC138893650 gene encoding pectinesterase/pectinesterase inhibitor PPE8B-like, which produces MTWLIVITVWLTVLTFTGESQQPRAIVAQDGSGDFTTITGAIFASPNHSVQPYYIKVKTGTYHEYVQIEKWKTNIVLIGEGTENTIITGNKSFGGDGIQTLYTATVSVKGQGFTAQDITFRNEAGPWKYQAVALVAEADYISFYRCRFEGYQDTLYTRFGKHFYRDCQVLGTIDFICGHATAVFQNSIIEVRAPIPGQFNTITAQKREEEGEATGIVLQNCTIKATPELEKMGKNVTTYLGRPWGNYSRTVFMQSDIDLLINPKGWIEFTNETLIRPYYLEYMNRGEGANTMGRVKWAIVTSDPKIASNFTVRNFINGDKWIPFTIPYYLDLA; this is translated from the exons ATGACGTGGCTGATTGTTATAACCGTTTGGTTAACTGTCTTAACGTTTACTGGAGAAAGCCAACAACCACGTGCAATAGTTGCACAGGATGGGTCAGGAGATTTTACTACTATAACGGGTGCAATTTTTGCATCTCCAAACCATAGTGTACAGCCATACTACATAAAAGTAAAAACAGGAACTTACCATGAATACGTTCAAATTGAAAAATGGAAGACCAATATAGTTCTAATCGGTGAAGGGACAGAAAATACAATAATAACGGGGAATAAGAGCTTTGGTGGTGATGGCATCCAGACATTATACACTGCAACAGTTA GTGTCAAAGGGCAAGGCTTCACAGCCCAAGACATCACTTTTAGGAATGAAGCTGGACCATGGAAGTATCAAGCCGTAGCATTAGTGGCCGAAGCTGATTACATTAGCTTCTATAGGTGCCGTTTCGAGGGGTATCAGGATACCCTGTACACAAGATTTGGCAAACACTTTTACAGGGACTGTCAAGTATTGGGCACCATAGACTTCATATGTGGACACGCAACTGCAGTGTTTCAAAACTCCATTATTGAAGTGCGCGCGCCAATTCCTGGACAGTTTAATACAATCACAGCACAGAAAAGAGAAGAAGAGGGTGAAGCAACTGGAATTGTGTTGCAAAATTGCACAATAAAAGCAACACCAGAATTGGAGAAAATGGGTAAAAATGTTACAACGTATTTAGGACGACCATGGGGTAATTACTCAAGAACAGTGTTCATGCAAAGTGACATTGACCTTTTAATAAATCCAAAAGGATGGATAGAGTTTACAAATGAGACCCTAATTCGCCCATATTATCTGGAATACATGAACAGGGGAGAAGGTGCAAATACTATGGGACGTGTGAAGTGGGCAATCGTCACTAGTGATCCAAAAATTGCATCGAACTTCACCGTTAGGAACTTCATAAACGGTGATAAATGGATTCCCTTCACTATTCCGTATTATTTAGATCTAGCTTAG